DNA sequence from the Coffea eugenioides isolate CCC68of chromosome 9, Ceug_1.0, whole genome shotgun sequence genome:
AAtcgattgtaaattatttgagatatttttactgtagcattttttgtgatgtgatgtatgtgagataaaaagatattgggaagataaaaaggtgtattgaaaattgtaaagatgatgtaagcaaataaaattggggaaatatgaaacaatccaaacaaacccgtCGAAGTAAGAAACAAGAACGTTTAGCCATTCTGCAACATATTTCTCTAATATAATCATTGAATTAAGAAACTTTTGATAGCATAAAGCATAGAGTAAGTAatcaaatggaaatgaaaaaggACTAACATGATAAATAAATCCCTATAGTAAGAAAACTAATATTTCCGAGGTAAATACCTTTTACACAAGTGAGTCTAGATtgataagaattttttttttttacccgcATTGTTGAAGCTGGAGCTCATTATTCTACTAGTAGGCATATTATCTCAGCCAGTCGCAACAAAATTCTCAATAAACTTAGCAGAAATAACAAATTCATCCTCTAATTTCTAATTTCTGCCCTAGTAATTGCCATGTACAAATGATATGAAGCATAATAAATAAAGAGACAAGAAACGATAAAGTTACCGGCGGTGACGAAGCGGCGGTTGTATTGCATCCGCTTGTGGGCGCGGCCACGGGGCTTCTTCTTCTTATCCTGCTTTGCCACCTTCGGAGTTTGACCTCTCACCTTACCGGCACGAGCTAATGAACCGTGAACCTTACCTGCCGTCGTTCCAAAAAATCAATAACTAATAGTGCCAAAACCTTAAAAAATTCGATTCAATAGCTAGCTTACTACAGAATCCTAGTACAATTAACATATGAATCGATCAATAACTTGAAGGTTGTGGAGATTACCCATGGCTAgttctgcttcttcttcttcttgtgctGCTGCCGAGAGGTCTGCTACGAGCGAATCGTGCCGGGAGGATGAACAGCTTTCTCGAATTCTAGGGTTTCTGATTTCGACATAATAAAGGGAACGAGTAGGAACGTGGACCGTCTGGTTTTGGGCCTAACAATTTCAATTTCGTGCAATAATTTGGGCTCATTTTGTTAAACTTAACGTTCGAGGCCCAAATGCATAAATTCACTGGCTTTTTTGGTACCCATTTCTCCTGAAAACGTCACATGGATGAACAAATTACAATTATCgagcaaattttatttttattgttttcccTCTTGtagtttattttcattttatgtATGTAGAATAAAAAGAGAGtcgaaaagataaaaaaaattggttgaAAATGCGTATTTAGAGACCAATACTAGAAACTTTTGCATAAGATTATATTTGTCAGCATGTACTCCGGTGAAAACATATTTATCATAAGCTGTGTTTGGATTCATGGATTTGTTCTGCATACATTTCAAATCCATTTATTTGAAATCTTTTGTATGCGAATTACGTTGTTTGgacaagtaatttttttttttttttttgagaaaatggtttCAAATTCATTTGTGAAATCACTGCTTTGATCAATCAAAACTAAGAATttaaaatccttttttttttcaagttaaacgtgacattattcaattaaaagttttattttttggatATAAAAAACAAGCATCCACAAGGATCAAGAAAAGTTACTACTTCCTTATAGCTTTAACATCTTCTATAAGTTTATACAGAACCTGATTGTGATTTGTAAGGTATACATCTGCATGTATTTATACCTTAGACTTTATTCCTTAATAGTAATGCGACACTTGAGAGGTTCCATCTGCATCCACATGCATTTGCCTGCAGTGGAAGTGGtcatttttgtttcttctttcgAAACTGAGGACATTGAAATGGAGATGAAGGCAAATTTTGGATGCAAATAGGTCTATGAAATTTCATAATTTGTGTACGAAGTTCTTCTCTTGCCCTCCTGAAATATTGATCTGATACTATATATTTGCCCCACTTCACTTTTGCTTTATAGAAAAATTCAATGTCCATTCTTTTTAAAACttacaaaatatttatattCAACATTCACGAGTCACCCTTATATAATGCAGTTgaagtttgacaaaaaaaaacattCACGAGTCACCCCTTTCATCATTTCATGTAATCTGCCATTGAACACTCGTCTTTTATTTCTGAACCATGCAAAAGTAAACAGGCACGCATGTATAAATTTAACCAAGTTGATCATGTTTTGAACAGTCTTTCCCTCTTTCCGAGAGTCCACTTTCTTCCTCTCGAGAGTCGAGCCTGTCTACCCGATTGTGGAAGTTCAAACTTTCAAAACTTTCAAAACTTCATACCTTGATTTTCCAAACTTCTGCCCGCCACAAACCATTATGCCATGAATCTAGAGATAAAATTAAGGAAGCTCTAATGTGTTGGATCTTGTGGTCAGTAACCAGCTTACCTTCAGACACATTTATGACTTTGGAATAAGAGGATCTTTTGGCTCCTTAAGAGGATTGAACCAGAAGCTCACTGGTGAACCAGAACTTCAACTTTTACCACTCGTCTTTGTCAGCGCTTGTGACAGGTATGGTGGAAGCTTTGTTTCCTAATGAGCCTTGTCTGTAGCTGTggtttttttgacttttgtttcAGTTTTCTATATTAGCTTGCTGACTATAGTTAAGTCTTCCAGTTAGCATTTTGTTCCATCTGAGGGTGTGTGGTTTTCTGGTTTAGTTTTCTTCTTGTTAATAATCGTGTGTGGTATCCTGGAGTATTCCTGTGGAGCACCATGGCGGAGGAACTAGCAGATATTATGCAGAAATTTGCATTATCTGAAAAGGAGTTAGGAGGGACTGCTCTGGATCTGGATGATGTAGATAAAGGTATAAAAGAGTGTCAGCATAGTTTGGTGGGGAAGATAGTAGGAGAGAAAATAGTCAACTTTGTTGGAGTGAAAAACTTTGCTAACCTGGCATGGGGTTACCCCAGAGGGATGGTAGTCATGGTGCTGGGACCAAACATGTTCCAATTTATTATCCCCTCAACAGATGATAGAGAGAGGATTCTAGATGGAGGACCATGGATATTTGATAGCCGAGTTCTAGTGATGGAGGAGTGGTACGAAGGTGTGGAGGAGGACGAAAGAGCCTTTAGGACGGCCCCCCTATGGGTACAGGCATGGAACTTACCAGTGCACTGGATCTCTAAAGAAGTTGGGTGGAAAATAGGTTCCATTTTTCAGGAAGTAAAAGAGGTTATAGTCCCTCAGGTGGGAGGGAAAGAAGGAAGACATCTGAAACTGTTGGTCCTAGTAGATATAACATCACCTTTACTCAGAGGTACCACAGTTAAGCTGAAAGGAGCATTGAAATGGATAAGTTTCAAGTATGAAAGATGTCCGGACTTCTGCTACAGATGTGGAATAATAGGGCATAGTGAGAGGAACTGTAAGGTTCCCATTACAGTGGAGAAAAGTTTATCTGATAATCAATATGGACCTTGGCTCAGAGCAAATTGGGGGAAAGGATCACCACGGAAGGGGCAGAATGCAGGTAGAGGTAGGCAGGATAAAGTTGTATGGGGGTTTAAGGATGGGGAGTTGGTGCCAAATAAAACACCTGAGCCAATCCAAGGAAAAGGACAGGAAAAAACAGGTGCTGGAAAGGCTGAAGCATCAAGTAGAAATTGGAGGCagacaag
Encoded proteins:
- the LOC113783150 gene encoding 40S ribosomal protein S30, translating into MGKVHGSLARAGKVRGQTPKVAKQDKKKKPRGRAHKRMQYNRRFVTAVVGFGKKRGPNSSEK